Sequence from the Streptomyces sp. NBC_00358 genome:
TCGCCGAGCGCCGGGTTCTCGTTGGCCAGCCGGGCGATGTCGAAGGCCAGCGAGCCGTAGTGGGTGGCCAGATGCCTGGCCGTGTCGGCGGCCATACGCGGGCCGGGCGCCGGGCCGTCCACCAGCAGACGGTGGGCGACCGCGCGCGGGTTGGCGACGCCGGGGAGCGGCATCCTCTTCGGCAGTTCGGAGATCGGCTCGAAGTCCTCGCCCAGCGGGTGGCCCGGCAGCGCCTCCAGCTTCTTCATGACCGTACGGCCGATGTGCCGGAAGGTGGTCCACTTGCCGCCCGCGACGGACAGCATGCCGCCCCGGCCCTCGGTGACGACCGTCTCGCGCTTGGCCTTCGACGTGTCGCCGGGGCCGCCCGGCAGCACCCGCAGACCGGCGAAGGAGTACGTGATCAGATCACGCGAGAGCTGCTGGTCGCGTATGGAGAACGCGGCCTCGTCGAGTATCTGGGCCGTGTCCTTCTCGGTGACCGAGACGTCCGCCGGGTCGCCCTCGTACTCCTCGTCGGTGGTGCCGAGCAGGAGCATGTCCTCCCACGGGAGCGCGAAGGTGATGCGGTACTTGTCGATCGGCGTGGCCAGCGCGGCCTTCCACGGGGAGGTGCGCTTCAGGACCAGGTGCGCGCCCTTGGACAGACGGATCGAAGGAGCCGCGTTCGGGTCCTCCAGCTTGCGCAGGTGGTCGACCCACGGGCCGGTCGCGTTCAGCACGAGCCGGGCGTTCACGCCGAACTCGTCGCCGGACAGCCGGTCCCGCAGCTCGGCGCCCGTCACCCGGCCCCGGGTGAAGCGCAGTCCCGTGACCTCGGCGTGGTTCAGGACCGCGGCACCCGACTCGACGGCCGCGCGGACCGTCATGAGGGCCATGCGGGAGTCGTTCATCTGGTCGTCGCCGTACACGGCCACGGCCTTGAGGTTGTCGGTGCGCAGCTCGGGCACGTCCTGCGCGGCCTTGGAGGGGCTGAGCAGGTGTCCCACGCCGTCACCGAAGGCCGACAGGGCGGAGTAGGCGAAGACGCCCGCTCCGAGCTTCGCCGCGCCGTGCGGCCCGCCCTTGTACACGGGGAGGTAGAACGTGAGCGGGTTCGCCAGGTGGGGGGCCACCTGACGGGAGACCGCACGGCGCTCGAAGTGGTTCTCCGCCACCAGCTTCACCGCGCCGGTCTGCAGGTAGCGCAGACCGCCGTGGAGAAGCTTGGAGGAGGCGGAGGAGGTGGCGCCGGCGAAGTCGCCGGCGTCGACCAGCGCCACCCGCAGCCCGGACTGCGCGGCGTGCCAGGCGGTGGAGATGCCCAGGATGCCGCCGCCGATGACGAGGAGGTCGTACGTTGCCTTGGAGAGCTGCTCCCGGGCCTCGGCGCGGCTCGGGTTGGAGCCGGAGGCCGGGTG
This genomic interval carries:
- a CDS encoding glycerol-3-phosphate dehydrogenase/oxidase, translated to MTSQPTLQSVPALGTHPASGSNPSRAEAREQLSKATYDLLVIGGGILGISTAWHAAQSGLRVALVDAGDFAGATSSASSKLLHGGLRYLQTGAVKLVAENHFERRAVSRQVAPHLANPLTFYLPVYKGGPHGAAKLGAGVFAYSALSAFGDGVGHLLSPSKAAQDVPELRTDNLKAVAVYGDDQMNDSRMALMTVRAAVESGAAVLNHAEVTGLRFTRGRVTGAELRDRLSGDEFGVNARLVLNATGPWVDHLRKLEDPNAAPSIRLSKGAHLVLKRTSPWKAALATPIDKYRITFALPWEDMLLLGTTDEEYEGDPADVSVTEKDTAQILDEAAFSIRDQQLSRDLITYSFAGLRVLPGGPGDTSKAKRETVVTEGRGGMLSVAGGKWTTFRHIGRTVMKKLEALPGHPLGEDFEPISELPKRMPLPGVANPRAVAHRLLVDGPAPGPRMAADTARHLATHYGSLAFDIARLANENPALGERVHPDAPEIWAQVVYARDNEWAETADDVLRRRTTLTIRGLATDEVRAKVQGLLDGA